From the genome of Hymenobacter sp. PAMC 26628, one region includes:
- the rlmN gene encoding 23S rRNA (adenine(2503)-C(2))-methyltransferase RlmN, with amino-acid sequence MLFELPLAPTPTKRDIRKLSADDLKAFLVEHGEKPFRAKQVQEWLWKNAAGSFEEMNNLSLATRELLGAHFVINGVTVQNQQRSNDGTIKSAFKLYDGNVVEGVLIPHDTRMTACISSQVGCSLTCKFCATGYMDRKRNLDAAEIYDQVVRIREQCEGQYGTPLTNIVYMGMGEPLLNYANVVESVRRITAPDGLNMAPRRITISTAGIAKMIKKLADDDVKANLALSLHAPTDAKRNEIMPINEANSLAALKEALQYYHEKTGRKVTYEYIVFENFNDTLEDAENLLKISKWLPCKINLIEYNPIENADYRNTGEENLVSFHQYLADRGVQTNLRRSRGKDIDAACGQLAVKEKAAAA; translated from the coding sequence ATGTTATTCGAACTGCCCCTCGCCCCCACGCCTACTAAGCGCGACATCCGCAAACTTTCGGCCGACGACCTGAAGGCTTTTCTGGTGGAGCACGGCGAGAAGCCCTTCCGCGCCAAGCAGGTGCAGGAGTGGCTGTGGAAGAACGCGGCCGGCTCGTTTGAGGAGATGAACAACCTCTCGCTGGCCACCCGCGAGTTGCTGGGGGCCCACTTCGTCATCAACGGCGTGACGGTGCAAAACCAGCAGCGCAGCAACGATGGCACCATCAAGTCGGCCTTCAAGCTCTACGACGGCAACGTCGTGGAAGGCGTGCTCATCCCGCACGACACGCGGATGACGGCCTGCATCAGCAGCCAGGTGGGCTGCTCGCTAACCTGTAAATTTTGCGCCACCGGCTACATGGACCGCAAGCGCAACCTCGACGCGGCCGAGATTTACGACCAGGTGGTGCGCATCCGCGAACAGTGCGAGGGCCAGTACGGCACGCCGCTCACCAACATCGTGTACATGGGCATGGGCGAGCCGCTGCTCAACTACGCCAACGTGGTGGAAAGCGTGCGCCGCATCACGGCCCCCGACGGCCTGAACATGGCCCCGCGCCGCATCACCATCAGCACGGCCGGCATCGCCAAGATGATCAAGAAGCTGGCCGACGACGACGTGAAGGCCAACCTGGCCCTAAGCCTGCACGCGCCCACCGACGCCAAGCGCAACGAAATCATGCCCATCAACGAGGCCAACTCGCTGGCTGCGCTGAAGGAAGCCTTGCAGTACTACCACGAGAAAACGGGCCGCAAGGTCACCTACGAGTACATCGTGTTCGAGAACTTCAACGACACGCTGGAGGACGCCGAAAACCTACTTAAAATCAGCAAGTGGCTCCCTTGCAAAATCAACCTCATCGAATACAACCCCATCGAAAACGCGGACTACCGCAACACCGGCGAGGAAAACCTGGTATCGTTCCACCAGTACCTGGCCGACCGCGGCGTGCAAACCAACCTGCGCCGCTCGCGCGGCAAGGACATCGACGCCGCCTGCGGGCAATTGGCGGTGAAGGAAAAGGCCGCCGCGGCCTAA
- a CDS encoding S1/P1 nuclease encodes MMKKCLAAALLLCLPYSLFAWGVVGHRAIARIAENHLTAKAKREVAALLGPETLPLVSTYPDEIRSDPAYKYTAPWHYLDTTHNLPYAQYVATIDTIKEPNAYLALQQMIAQLKDPSKSKADRVFALKFIVHLVGDVHQPMHAGHSEDQGGNKIAVKFQGRDQNLHSLWDSGLIDYEGLTYPELAQAHDHASKTQIQQWQRDPMATWLFESYQLSEPLYAEAAQNPAFDYRYFPAHSVLLDQRLLQAGIRLAGVLNEIFG; translated from the coding sequence ATGATGAAGAAATGCCTCGCCGCCGCGCTGCTTTTGTGCCTGCCGTATAGCCTGTTTGCCTGGGGCGTGGTGGGGCACCGCGCCATTGCCCGCATCGCCGAAAACCACCTCACCGCCAAAGCCAAGCGCGAAGTGGCCGCCCTGCTGGGCCCCGAAACCCTGCCGCTGGTGAGCACCTACCCCGACGAGATACGCTCCGACCCGGCCTACAAGTACACGGCCCCCTGGCATTACCTCGACACCACGCACAACCTGCCCTACGCGCAGTACGTCGCCACCATCGACACCATCAAGGAGCCCAACGCCTACCTGGCGTTGCAGCAGATGATTGCCCAGCTGAAGGACCCCAGTAAGTCGAAGGCCGACCGGGTGTTTGCCCTGAAGTTCATCGTGCATTTGGTGGGCGACGTGCACCAGCCCATGCACGCAGGCCACAGCGAAGACCAGGGCGGCAACAAAATCGCCGTCAAGTTCCAGGGCCGCGACCAGAACCTGCACAGCCTCTGGGACAGTGGCCTGATTGACTACGAGGGCCTTACGTACCCCGAGCTGGCCCAGGCCCACGACCACGCCAGCAAAACCCAAATCCAGCAGTGGCAGCGCGACCCCATGGCCACCTGGCTCTTTGAGTCGTACCAGCTCAGCGAGCCGCTCTACGCCGAAGCCGCCCAAAACCCGGCCTTCGACTACCGCTACTTCCCCGCCCACTCCGTACTGCTGGACCAGCGCCTGCTGCAAGCCGGCATCCGCCTGGCGGGCGTGTTGAACGAGATTTTTGGGTAG
- a CDS encoding TonB-dependent receptor, which translates to MKQLLLVALVFLLTAWGARAQVTTSSLTGLIKDAKGEPSIGATVRAVHTPSGTTYGVATNAEGRFTIQNMRIGGPYTVEISYVGAQTNTRNGIVLQLDQPYVLNMTLGAADTQLQEVTVTASNPRSILNSDRTGSVTTIDRTALQRLPSISRSLNDFTRLTPQSNGNGSIGGGSLRSNYFSVDGSDFNNNFGIGGNLPANGSPISLDAIEEISVNVTPYDVRQSGFTGAAINAVTRAGTNDFAGSAYGYFNNQKFRGDRVGDQRVIIQDQRFYQYGARLGGPIIKNKLFFFANFETEENRTPGQQRTAATAAAPFGSGTNIARPTATELDTYAAFLREKYGYDPGAYQGYSFTAPRTKILGRLDWNIAQNHHFNVRYSQVEGKGVNFPSTSRSPYGGYKYPNPNGNGTFLDGSGNRQNNTALFYENANYFQEANFYSLAAELNSTFGKKGSTTNVLRGTYTRQNDPRSSPSSTLFPFVDILKDGTPFTSFGTEPFTYGNLRDVKIYSIKDDFTWVLGRNNFTAGYQGDFSETKNGFQRFGTGYYTFASWNDFATGKNPVDFGLTYSLTPGYEQAFPSFKYQQHSLYLQDEVAISERLRVTGGLRVDLTHYANTLRSFQKVADLNFAGSEKVDVAALPGNQVLYSPRLGFNLDVLGDRSLQLRGGSGIFTGRVPYVWIVSQAGDAGTLQITQTYGASQGSTNPAVPGPFNPDPTAYRPATTPQPGTVIPSTTSSLAQNFRFPQTWKSSLALDAKLPFGIVGTVEAIVNRDINAAVYRNANLVAPAALGVNGYPDNRLIYPNANTNKFVNPLTAAGQPVATGATNGTGAYNAIVLSNASQGYYFSLTGKLDKQFSNNLFGSVSYTYTDAKNLFDGGGDQPLSAWQGTATVNGSNNLGLAYNGNTLPHRVIASLSYRQEYLGHLGTTISLYYEGATQGRYSYQYSADFNRDGANADLIYIPKNASEITFVPVTTGTGASTVTQFTAQQQSDAFFAFVDQDPYLSKHKGEYAERNGAQFPWRSEVDVKILQDIFTNLGPKRNSLQVSLDIFNLGNLLNNNWGRVKQTTFNTFLEPQNVANLTNAATGPTPTFRFGRDNVTGQLLTTAFRDAVSLGSTYYMQVGLRYIFN; encoded by the coding sequence ATGAAACAGCTATTACTCGTTGCCCTCGTTTTCCTGCTGACTGCCTGGGGCGCCCGGGCCCAGGTGACGACTAGTAGCCTGACTGGCCTGATCAAGGACGCCAAGGGCGAGCCTTCCATTGGGGCCACGGTGCGGGCCGTGCACACGCCCAGCGGCACCACCTACGGCGTGGCTACCAACGCAGAGGGCCGTTTTACCATCCAAAACATGCGCATCGGGGGGCCTTATACCGTAGAAATCAGCTACGTGGGGGCCCAAACCAACACCCGCAACGGCATCGTGCTCCAGCTGGACCAGCCCTACGTGCTGAACATGACGCTGGGCGCGGCCGATACCCAGCTCCAGGAAGTAACGGTGACGGCCAGCAACCCCCGCTCCATCCTGAACTCGGACCGGACCGGCTCGGTGACCACCATCGACCGCACGGCGCTGCAGCGCCTGCCCTCCATCAGCCGCAGCCTCAACGACTTCACCCGCCTCACGCCCCAATCCAACGGCAACGGCTCCATCGGCGGGGGCAGCCTCCGCTCGAACTACTTCAGCGTTGACGGCTCCGACTTCAACAACAACTTCGGCATCGGCGGCAACTTGCCGGCAAACGGCTCGCCCATTTCGCTCGACGCCATCGAGGAGATTTCGGTGAACGTGACGCCCTACGACGTGCGCCAGTCGGGCTTCACCGGCGCGGCCATCAACGCCGTGACGCGCGCCGGCACCAACGACTTCGCGGGCTCGGCTTACGGCTACTTCAACAACCAGAAATTCCGGGGCGACCGGGTAGGCGACCAGCGCGTTATTATCCAGGACCAGCGCTTCTACCAGTACGGCGCCCGCCTCGGGGGCCCCATTATTAAGAATAAGCTGTTCTTCTTCGCCAACTTCGAGACGGAGGAAAACCGCACGCCCGGCCAGCAGCGCACGGCCGCTACCGCCGCCGCGCCCTTTGGCAGCGGCACCAACATAGCGCGCCCCACGGCCACCGAACTGGATACCTACGCGGCCTTTCTGCGCGAGAAGTACGGCTACGACCCGGGCGCTTACCAAGGTTACAGCTTCACCGCCCCGCGCACCAAAATCCTGGGCCGCCTCGACTGGAACATCGCCCAGAACCACCATTTCAACGTGCGCTACAGCCAGGTAGAGGGCAAGGGGGTGAACTTCCCCAGTACCTCGCGCAGCCCGTATGGCGGCTACAAGTACCCCAACCCTAACGGCAATGGCACCTTCCTGGATGGCAGCGGCAACCGCCAGAATAATACGGCCCTGTTCTACGAGAACGCCAACTACTTCCAGGAGGCCAACTTTTACTCGCTGGCGGCCGAGCTGAACTCGACCTTTGGCAAAAAAGGCAGCACCACCAACGTGCTGCGCGGCACCTACACCCGCCAGAACGACCCGCGCAGCTCACCCAGTAGCACGCTGTTTCCATTCGTTGACATCCTGAAGGACGGCACGCCGTTTACGTCGTTCGGCACCGAACCCTTCACCTACGGCAACCTGCGCGACGTAAAAATTTACTCCATCAAGGACGACTTCACGTGGGTGCTGGGCCGCAACAACTTCACGGCCGGCTACCAGGGCGACTTCAGCGAAACCAAGAACGGCTTCCAGCGCTTCGGTACTGGCTACTACACGTTTGCGTCGTGGAATGACTTCGCCACCGGCAAAAACCCGGTCGACTTTGGCCTTACGTACTCGCTGACGCCCGGCTACGAGCAGGCCTTCCCGAGCTTCAAGTACCAGCAGCACTCGTTGTACTTGCAGGACGAGGTGGCCATTTCAGAACGCCTCCGCGTGACGGGCGGCCTGCGCGTCGACCTCACGCACTACGCCAACACCCTGCGCTCGTTCCAGAAAGTGGCCGACCTGAACTTTGCGGGCAGCGAAAAAGTCGACGTGGCGGCCCTGCCCGGCAACCAGGTGCTGTATTCGCCGCGTCTGGGCTTCAACCTCGACGTGCTCGGCGACCGCAGCTTGCAACTGCGCGGCGGCTCGGGCATCTTCACGGGCCGCGTGCCCTACGTGTGGATTGTTAGCCAGGCCGGCGACGCGGGCACCCTGCAAATCACGCAGACCTACGGGGCCTCCCAGGGCAGCACCAACCCGGCCGTACCGGGCCCCTTTAATCCCGACCCCACCGCCTACCGCCCCGCCACGACCCCGCAGCCCGGCACGGTTATTCCGAGCACGACTTCGTCGCTGGCCCAAAACTTTCGCTTCCCGCAGACTTGGAAAAGCAGCCTGGCCTTGGATGCTAAACTGCCTTTCGGTATAGTGGGCACGGTAGAAGCCATCGTGAACCGCGACATCAACGCGGCGGTGTACCGGAATGCCAACCTGGTAGCCCCTGCCGCCTTAGGTGTAAACGGCTACCCCGATAACCGCCTGATTTATCCCAACGCGAATACCAATAAATTCGTCAACCCGCTAACCGCAGCGGGCCAGCCGGTCGCTACCGGGGCCACTAACGGCACTGGCGCTTACAACGCCATCGTGCTCAGCAACGCCTCGCAGGGCTACTACTTCTCGCTGACCGGCAAGCTCGACAAGCAGTTCAGCAATAACCTGTTTGGCTCGGTGTCCTATACCTACACCGACGCGAAAAACCTGTTTGACGGCGGCGGTGACCAGCCCCTGTCGGCCTGGCAGGGCACGGCCACCGTCAATGGCTCGAACAACCTGGGCCTGGCCTACAACGGCAATACCCTGCCCCACCGCGTTATCGCCTCGCTCTCGTACCGCCAGGAGTACCTGGGCCACCTGGGCACCACCATCTCGCTCTACTACGAGGGGGCGACCCAGGGCCGCTATTCATACCAGTATTCGGCCGACTTCAACCGCGACGGGGCCAACGCCGACCTGATTTACATCCCGAAAAACGCCTCCGAGATTACGTTCGTGCCGGTTACCACCGGTACCGGGGCCAGCACCGTTACCCAGTTCACGGCCCAGCAGCAGAGCGACGCTTTCTTCGCCTTCGTCGACCAGGACCCTTACCTGAGCAAGCACAAGGGCGAGTACGCCGAGCGCAACGGCGCGCAGTTTCCCTGGCGCAGCGAAGTGGACGTGAAGATTTTGCAGGACATTTTTACCAACCTCGGCCCCAAGCGCAATTCGCTGCAAGTAAGTCTGGACATCTTCAACCTGGGCAACCTGCTGAATAACAATTGGGGCCGCGTCAAGCAAACCACCTTCAACACCTTCCTGGAGCCCCAAAACGTGGCCAATCTCACCAATGCCGCCACGGGCCCTACGCCCACCTTCCGCTTCGGCCGCGACAACGTGACCGGGCAACTGCTGACCACGGCGTTCCGCGACGCAGTGAGCCTGGGCTCGACCTACTACATGCAAGTCGGGCTGCGCTATATCTTCAATTAA
- a CDS encoding metallophosphoesterase: protein MTRFYRWLGLPALLLAGLAGARPAPGRPGAPSSASTFSFVALGDMPYSLPADYGRFEKLIGAINQQRPTFSVHVGDIKSGSTLCTEEMYGKVLTEFKTFEQPLVYTPGDNEWTDCNRPKAGSYDPEERLAVVRKMFFADHNSFGKTKLALTSQALDPAFAAYVENNRWTAGNVAFATVHLVGSNNNFVPNDAKGQNREFYERQRANLAWLDAVFAEATAQKRLGVVLFTQADMFNPAKDAKDADGFSEILGALTRHAVAFGRPVLLVNGDSHRLILDKPLLNPASPKQVLQNFTRLQVPGEADVQAVRITVDPGQPALFSVQELVVLGN from the coding sequence GTGACGCGCTTTTACCGTTGGCTGGGCTTGCCCGCGCTGCTGCTGGCCGGCCTGGCCGGGGCTCGCCCGGCGCCCGGCCGGCCCGGGGCCCCCTCCTCCGCCAGCACTTTCAGCTTCGTGGCGCTGGGCGACATGCCCTACTCGCTGCCCGCCGACTACGGCCGGTTTGAGAAGCTGATTGGAGCAATAAACCAGCAGCGGCCCACTTTCAGCGTGCACGTGGGCGACATTAAATCGGGCTCGACGCTGTGCACCGAGGAAATGTATGGCAAGGTGCTGACGGAGTTTAAGACCTTTGAGCAGCCGCTGGTGTACACGCCCGGCGACAACGAGTGGACCGATTGCAACCGCCCCAAGGCGGGCAGCTACGACCCCGAGGAGCGCCTGGCGGTGGTGCGCAAAATGTTCTTCGCGGACCATAATTCCTTCGGCAAGACCAAGCTGGCGCTGACCTCGCAGGCCCTGGACCCGGCCTTCGCGGCCTACGTGGAGAACAACCGCTGGACCGCCGGCAACGTGGCCTTCGCCACGGTGCATTTGGTGGGCTCAAACAACAACTTCGTGCCCAACGATGCGAAGGGCCAGAACCGCGAGTTCTACGAGCGCCAGCGGGCCAACCTGGCCTGGCTCGACGCGGTATTTGCCGAGGCCACGGCGCAGAAGCGGCTGGGCGTGGTGCTCTTCACCCAGGCCGATATGTTCAACCCGGCCAAAGACGCGAAGGACGCCGACGGCTTCAGCGAAATCCTGGGGGCCCTGACCCGGCACGCGGTGGCCTTTGGCCGGCCGGTGCTGCTGGTGAACGGCGACTCGCACCGCCTTATCCTCGACAAGCCGCTGCTCAACCCGGCCTCGCCCAAGCAAGTGCTCCAAAATTTTACGCGCCTGCAAGTGCCCGGCGAGGCCGACGTGCAGGCCGTGCGCATCACCGTGGACCCCGGCCAGCCCGCCCTCTTCTCAGTGCAGGAGCTGGTGGTGCTTGGCAATTGA
- a CDS encoding MFS transporter — protein sequence MISAFRSLAHRNFRLYYAGQSVSLIGTWMQRLAVGWLVYSHTHSALLLGLVSFAGQIPTLLLAPYGGTVADRYSRYRVLLITQIASLVQASVLAWLVLSGHYATWAVAGLSLLLGTINAFDIPARQSFLVELVDDRTHLPNAIALNSTMVNLARLVGPALAGLLLARFGEGPCFVVNAVSFVAVVASLLLMRIAPRPVRTHRPGALEGLREGWAYLRQAPALRRQILLMAGISFCAMPYGTLLPVFAQDVFHGQAGTYGWLNSLAGLGALTGAFYLASQPAEARRPQLITYAALGFCASLVGFALSPQLGPALLFITLGGAGMMLFIAGTNTAIQTNVADHMRGRVLSYYVMAFQGVQPLGSLLVGWLARHLGAPHTVLLQGAAGLLVGLAFWWTGRPADNVRQTGLGSFDANSLSKSAK from the coding sequence GTGATTTCCGCCTTTCGCTCGCTCGCCCACCGCAACTTTCGCCTCTACTACGCCGGGCAGTCGGTATCCCTCATCGGCACCTGGATGCAGCGGCTGGCCGTGGGCTGGCTCGTGTACAGCCACACCCATTCGGCCTTGCTGCTGGGCCTGGTATCGTTCGCGGGCCAAATCCCGACGCTGCTACTCGCCCCCTACGGCGGCACCGTGGCCGACCGCTACAGCCGCTACCGCGTGCTGCTCATCACCCAAATCGCCTCGCTCGTGCAAGCCAGCGTGCTGGCCTGGCTGGTGCTGAGCGGGCACTACGCCACCTGGGCCGTGGCCGGCCTGAGCCTACTGCTAGGCACCATCAACGCCTTCGACATCCCGGCCCGGCAGTCGTTCCTCGTGGAGCTGGTGGACGACCGCACCCACCTGCCCAACGCCATTGCCCTGAACTCGACCATGGTGAACCTGGCCCGGCTGGTGGGCCCCGCCCTGGCGGGGCTGCTGCTGGCGCGCTTCGGCGAGGGCCCCTGCTTCGTGGTAAATGCCGTGAGCTTCGTGGCCGTGGTGGCCTCGCTGCTGCTGATGCGCATTGCCCCGCGACCGGTGCGCACCCACCGCCCGGGGGCCCTGGAGGGACTGCGCGAAGGCTGGGCCTACCTGCGCCAAGCCCCGGCCCTGCGCCGCCAGATTCTGCTCATGGCGGGCATTAGCTTCTGCGCCATGCCGTACGGTACGCTGCTGCCGGTGTTTGCCCAGGATGTATTCCACGGCCAGGCCGGCACCTACGGCTGGCTCAACAGCCTCGCGGGCCTGGGGGCCCTCACGGGGGCGTTTTACCTGGCCTCGCAGCCGGCAGAGGCGCGCCGGCCGCAGCTGATAACCTACGCGGCGCTGGGGTTTTGCGCCAGCCTGGTGGGCTTCGCGCTCAGCCCGCAGCTGGGGCCCGCGCTGCTGTTCATTACCCTGGGCGGGGCGGGCATGATGCTCTTCATCGCCGGCACCAACACGGCGATCCAAACCAACGTGGCCGACCACATGCGCGGCCGCGTGCTAAGCTACTACGTGATGGCCTTCCAGGGCGTGCAGCCGCTGGGCAGCTTGCTGGTGGGCTGGCTGGCGCGCCACCTGGGGGCCCCGCACACGGTGCTGCTGCAAGGCGCGGCCGGCCTGTTGGTGGGCCTGGCGTTTTGGTGGACGGGCCGCCCCGCCGACAATGTTCGTCAAACCGGGTTAGGCAGTTTCGATGCAAACTCCTTGTCGAAATCCGCGAAATAG
- a CDS encoding metallophosphoesterase family protein produces MKNITYPTLGLLAGLALAGCHAGPDATPQPVPAPAPAAVRDTLAYSFAVLGCNRVDNSDLNLAANPSTANVPQLNQTYAELAALKPVPDYLFFMGDMVLGYSPDSAVIGRELRAWVRLYQAAPLSRTGIRLVAMPGNHEVMSGKNQPSFAGAELAWRNAMRPYTVGSNGPAAGGPDKLATDQSHLTYSFDYKKSHFVVLNTDPVGAEATVPLAWLQTDLAAARAKGSQHLFAFGHKPALPAPGGDGLSNGGSLWDVLEANHAEAMLAAHNHLYFRSQQPNYHPWQVIAGNGGSVLDVSASPNRLFYGYTLVKVFTSGKVKAYSYGRDLPANGYLGAITAATPTTVRDSVDLTWK; encoded by the coding sequence ATGAAAAACATCACTTACCCGACCCTCGGCCTGCTGGCCGGGCTGGCCCTGGCCGGCTGCCACGCGGGCCCCGACGCCACGCCCCAGCCCGTGCCCGCGCCTGCCCCCGCGGCCGTGCGCGACACGCTGGCCTACTCCTTCGCGGTGCTGGGCTGCAACCGCGTGGACAACTCGGACCTGAACCTGGCCGCCAACCCCAGCACCGCCAACGTGCCCCAGCTCAACCAAACCTACGCCGAGCTGGCGGCCCTGAAACCGGTGCCCGACTACCTGTTTTTTATGGGCGACATGGTGCTCGGCTACTCGCCCGATTCGGCCGTGATTGGCCGCGAGCTGCGGGCCTGGGTGCGCCTCTACCAGGCCGCGCCGCTGAGCCGCACCGGCATCCGGCTGGTGGCCATGCCCGGCAACCACGAGGTGATGAGCGGCAAAAATCAGCCCTCCTTCGCGGGGGCCGAGCTGGCCTGGCGCAACGCCATGCGGCCCTACACGGTGGGCAGCAACGGCCCCGCCGCCGGGGGCCCCGACAAGCTGGCTACCGACCAAAGCCACCTCACCTACTCGTTCGATTACAAGAAATCACATTTCGTGGTGTTGAACACCGACCCCGTGGGCGCTGAGGCCACCGTGCCGCTGGCCTGGCTGCAAACCGACCTGGCCGCCGCCCGCGCCAAGGGCAGCCAGCACCTGTTTGCCTTCGGCCACAAGCCGGCCCTGCCCGCACCGGGCGGCGACGGTCTCAGCAACGGCGGCAGCCTGTGGGACGTGCTCGAAGCCAACCACGCCGAGGCCATGCTGGCGGCGCACAACCACTTGTATTTCCGCTCGCAGCAGCCCAATTACCACCCCTGGCAGGTCATTGCTGGCAACGGCGGCTCAGTGCTCGATGTCAGCGCCTCGCCCAACCGGCTTTTCTACGGCTACACGCTGGTCAAGGTCTTCACCAGCGGAAAGGTGAAGGCCTACAGCTACGGCCGCGACCTGCCCGCCAACGGCTACCTGGGGGCCATCACGGCCGCCACCCCCACCACCGTGCGCGACTCGGTGGACCTGACTTGGAAGTAG
- a CDS encoding DUF3891 family protein: MIVNPTPAGWQIIYQQAHALLAAQLAWAWPPFLPPDRWVGLLAAVAQHDDEQADWHGRGGHYGLTPAGAPANFTQKEFSLAQAQDLLHAARFQGQWRSLLTSLHLSCLHEPLRGSAPATTAFLDELKASQRRWGRALGATPAEARRAYDLLHWCDRLSLILCRQELPEMGREVEISPLPAGHRAHASYVRQPGGPGTPAAVRPWPFAADALAVSVEAVELHQLRFRDDAALAGALRTAPVRTLRWELRRLE, from the coding sequence ATGATCGTCAACCCCACGCCCGCCGGCTGGCAAATCATCTACCAGCAGGCCCACGCGCTGCTCGCCGCCCAGCTGGCCTGGGCCTGGCCGCCTTTTTTGCCCCCCGACCGCTGGGTGGGCCTGCTGGCGGCCGTGGCGCAGCACGACGACGAGCAGGCCGACTGGCACGGCCGCGGCGGCCACTACGGCCTCACGCCCGCCGGGGCCCCAGCCAATTTCACGCAAAAGGAGTTTTCGTTGGCGCAGGCGCAGGACCTGCTGCACGCCGCCCGCTTCCAGGGGCAGTGGCGCAGCCTGCTCACCAGCCTGCACCTGAGCTGCTTGCACGAGCCGCTGCGCGGCAGCGCCCCCGCCACCACGGCTTTCCTCGATGAGCTGAAGGCCAGCCAGCGGCGCTGGGGCCGGGCCCTGGGCGCCACGCCTGCCGAGGCCCGCCGCGCCTATGACCTGCTGCACTGGTGCGACCGGCTCTCACTCATCCTGTGCCGCCAGGAACTGCCCGAGATGGGCCGCGAGGTGGAAATCAGCCCGCTGCCGGCCGGCCACCGGGCCCACGCCAGCTACGTGCGCCAGCCCGGGGGCCCCGGCACGCCCGCCGCGGTGCGGCCCTGGCCCTTCGCCGCCGATGCGCTGGCGGTGAGCGTGGAGGCTGTGGAATTGCACCAGCTGCGCTTCCGCGACGACGCGGCGCTGGCCGGGGCCCTGCGCACCGCGCCGGTGCGCACCCTGCGGTGGGAGCTGCGCCGCCTGGAGTAG
- a CDS encoding YihY/virulence factor BrkB family protein, translating into MATYKFSDIVQVLKSSAGEFMENNSFRHAAALSYYTIFSLPPLLLIVITIASKFLGHDAVTGQVYGQLKGLVGAESAKFLQDSIATFTMQNKSGLATAIGVGTLIFAATTFFVTLQESINDIWNLKVKTTGIGIGDYIRQRLLSFGLILSVALLLLVSFVVSAVLSSFTGWLQHLIPAAGVVAIKVVDFALSLGVTTLLFALIYRFLPDAIIRWRDVGIGAFITALLFVLGKLLIAVYIGYANPGSAFGAAGSAIVLLLWINYSSLIIFFGAEFTQEFADAFGQKVQPKVHAVRVRTEEIKPGESEDEKATGRPQATGKWRD; encoded by the coding sequence ATGGCGACGTATAAATTTTCGGATATTGTGCAGGTGTTGAAATCGTCGGCCGGCGAGTTCATGGAGAACAACTCGTTCCGGCACGCGGCGGCGCTGTCGTACTACACCATTTTTTCGCTGCCCCCGCTGCTGCTCATCGTCATCACGATAGCCAGCAAGTTCTTGGGCCACGACGCCGTGACGGGCCAGGTGTACGGCCAGCTAAAGGGACTGGTGGGGGCCGAATCGGCTAAGTTTCTGCAAGACAGCATCGCCACCTTTACCATGCAGAACAAAAGTGGCCTGGCCACCGCCATCGGGGTGGGCACGCTAATTTTTGCCGCCACCACTTTTTTTGTTACGCTCCAGGAAAGCATCAACGACATTTGGAACCTAAAGGTGAAAACCACGGGCATTGGCATCGGCGACTACATCCGCCAGCGCCTGCTCTCCTTCGGCCTCATCCTGAGCGTAGCGCTGCTGCTACTCGTATCGTTCGTGGTCAGCGCCGTGCTTAGCTCTTTCACTGGCTGGTTGCAGCACCTGATTCCGGCCGCCGGGGTGGTGGCCATCAAGGTGGTCGATTTTGCGTTGTCCTTGGGCGTCACCACGTTGCTGTTTGCCCTCATCTACCGGTTCCTGCCCGACGCTATTATCCGGTGGCGCGACGTGGGCATCGGGGCCTTCATCACAGCGCTGCTGTTTGTGCTGGGCAAGCTTCTCATCGCCGTGTACATCGGCTATGCCAACCCCGGCTCGGCATTTGGCGCGGCCGGCTCGGCCATCGTGCTGCTGCTCTGGATCAACTACTCCTCACTCATCATTTTTTTCGGGGCCGAGTTTACCCAGGAATTCGCCGATGCCTTCGGCCAAAAAGTACAGCCCAAGGTCCACGCCGTGCGCGTGCGCACCGAAGAAATAAAGCCCGGCGAATCGGAAGATGAAAAAGCCACCGGCCGCCCCCAGGCCACGGGGAAGTGGCGCGATTAG